One window of the Cryptomeria japonica chromosome 7, Sugi_1.0, whole genome shotgun sequence genome contains the following:
- the LOC131031099 gene encoding protein spt2 — MASGSYDRADFYRRNRDYSRLLGGSNLEEKEEKQEVEEADFDSRPSRRSAADEDAKTTRERQEYIQRRQKLKELERLKLKEKYTGIYGRKTESLKNESGNQNSRNGENNKRKCLPNDNFGSFFGPTQPVIARRVMEETRAKLETAHFSAKVSKEAPEPKKSSTAAAKSSRTAAKSSTAAANTKAVFKKKPVAINEAMKKAQQLKAARDYSFLFSDDIENPAPERQQASESRNAASSRPKNCQPKQVVMKNSMEIKKAPLSKSILEIKKAPLSKSISHATQFKSMGSSSRQMPTKGDPQKSLVDSKKQIRKIVSGGRLANENGSIHHSASNAKMDARGCSDKKRPPSNPGPKDVKVERQQPLVKHKHQQSSARHPTSVQKILPSNAPTQRSQAEQRKPVASHKSMPPKPLTKLAPKPVPKLTPKPAPKLAPKLAPKPSPKHVPKSAPKPQARPLSHDLHHDRPKKRSRGYISDEDMDEGTNYRSLIRQMFRYDPNKYRDDDEDDSDMEVGFSRIQEEERRSARIAREEDERELALIEEEEREERARAKKRKLKQSQR, encoded by the exons ATGGCATCAGGGAGTTATGATAGAGCT GATTTCTACCGAAGGAATAGGGATTACTCGAGACTCTTAGGAGGTTCCAATTTAGAAGAAAAGGAGGAAAAGCAAGAGGTGGAGGAGGCTGATTTTGATTCAAGACCATCTAGGAGGTCAGCAGCAGATGAAGATGCAAAAACAACCAGAGAACGGCAGGAATATATTCAGAGGAGGCAGAAATTGAAAGAGCTTGAACGCCTAAAGCTTAAAGAGAAATACACGGGAATTTATGGAAGGAAAACTGAATCTCTTAAGAATGAAAGTGGGAATCAGAATAGTCGAAATGGAGAAAACAATAAGAGGAAATGTCTTCCAAATGATAA CTTTGGATCTTTCTTTGGACCCACACAACCAGTTATTGCTAGGAGAGTTATGGAAGAAACACGTGCAAAGCTTGAGACAGCACATTTTTCAGCAAAAGTCTCAAAGGAGGCTCCAGAA CCTAAGAAGTCATCTACAGCTGCAGCAAAGTCTTCCAGAACTGCAGCAAAGTCGTCTACAGCTGCAGCAAATACAAAAGCTGTATTTAAAAAGAAACCTGTAGCTATCAATGAG GCTATGAAGAAAGCACAGCAACTCAAAGCAGCAAGGGACTATTCATTTCTCTTTTCAGATGATATAGAAAATCCAGCTCCAGAGAGACAACAGGCATCGGAATCTAGAAATGCTGCTTCATCGAGGCCAA AGAATTGTCAACCAAAGCAAGTGGTTATGAAGAATTCAATGGAAATTAAGAAAGCTCCTTTATCAAAGTCAATCTTGGAAATTAAGAAAGCTCCTTTATCAAAGTCAATCTcgcatgcaacacaatttaaaaGCATGGGATCATCTTCTAGACAGATGCCTACCAAGGGGGATCCACAGAAAAGCTTGGTTGATTCGAAGAAGCAAATAAGGAAGATTGTATCTGGAGGTCGGTTGGCTAATGAAAATGGTTCCATACATCACAGTGCGAGCAATGCAAAAATGGATGCTAGAGGATGCAGTGATAAGAAAAGACCACCTTCAAATCCTGGTCCAAAAGATGTTAAGGTTGAGCGTCAACAGCCCTTAGTAAAGCATAAGCATCAGCAGTCTTCAGCACGGCACCCTACAAGTGTGCAGAAAATACTTCCTTCAAATGCTCCAACTCAGAGGTCTCAAGCTGAACAAAGAAAGCCTGTAGCATCGCACAAATCAATGCCTCCAAAGCCATTAACCAAATTGGCACCAAAACCAGTACCCAAACTGACACCAAAACCAGCACCTAAACTAGCACCAAAACTAGCTCCTAAGCCATCTCCAAAACATGTTCCAAAATCGGCACCAAAACCTCAG GCAAGGCCTCTATCTCATGATTTGCATCATGATCGTCCTAAAAAACGGTCTAGAGGTTATATTTCTGATGAAGATATGGACGAGGGTACAAATTATAGGAGTCTTATCAGACAGATGTTTCG GTATGATCCAAATAAGTACagggatgatgatgaagatgatagtGACATGGAGGTTGGATTTAGCAGGATAcaggaagaagagagaagaag TGCAAGAATTGCTAGAGAGGAGGACGAGAGAGAACTGGCACtcattgaagaagaagaaagggaagagagggcCAGAGCTAAGAAGCGCAAATTAAAGCAGAGCCAGCGGTGA